The stretch of DNA TCCAACTGCCTGTCCCTGGTGTGCGGTTGATTTAAACGTCCCCTGGAGAAAAGCGTCTTCCTTGGTAAATTGCATCTGGGGCAAAGCTTGCAACAATCCTTCCCGAGGACCGACTCAGCAACGCCTGACCAAAGCATCAAGTTCACTGTCAATTCTCTTGTAcatctttacaaaataacaaccacactgtgttaaataaattCTTGCAAACGTGTATTATTTTCTGCATCTAAGAAAATACAATATAGTTTGATTGCTCAGTTGTTGGAAGTgccatatatttttaatattaaaaaaaaaaagcgatgaTACCATAATTTACATTCCCAAGAACCAGTCTCCCGTTTGTGATAAGCATATTCCTGTAGCTACAACAGCGGGGTTCTGATTAAAAGGAACCCAGCTCATTTCTGGCAAGTTTGTATATAAAAAGGCGCCACCTATTGGAAGTCCTTAGAAATAAAATGTCTAGATTTATTTAAGCACTGTCGGCTGGGAAATCGACAAATAACGGTCTCCTCAAGGAAACCAAAATATTAGTATGGCATGCATATACGTCTTTATGGTCCTGCATTGAATAACACGCATACCTTTCAGACTGTGTGTGCTTATATGACATCATGTTGGTTAGCTATCCTGTAATAGGCTATAACATAgagataatctttttttttttttgtctgcattttttCAGTAGCTTCCATGAGTTAATGTCTTTAGGGATGGTTGCAtaagaaaacaattttaatacAGACCTGAGCATTATTGTAAGACATTGCCTAtcacgatttaaaaaaatactaacaacTAGTTTACTGACATGTTAACCAAGCTGCACATTTTGTGTTAATAGTCCATATACAAAAACCTACTTTTAAACCAATATGATACACAGCCTTATAACTTGCCTAACGTTACTTATTAAATGTGTAGGTCTACACCAAACCAAATTAAGTAAATTGATTGCACATTATATCTTCCAgctgttataaataaatacatttgctgatAAAATGATGTAAATTTTTCTTGGATAAAATGTAAAGTGGTATACATGCACGTTCGGTGATTTAAATCTCTATAGTACATCGCCCCCTGGTGGCGGTTCTAAACAAGCACCGTTTAAAAAATGCGAAACATTTTTAAGGGTCTGATGTTCGTGTTTTCTGTAAAAAGTCAAACGAGGACATCCTtaatttccatgttttatttttgtaatttaaattaaacattttaacaccTTATTTTCCATAATGTAATATACGGGGACGTGCATTAACTCATGCATTTAATTGTCTGttttaaaggtattttaattaaatatataagaaaACTTAATCATAGACAGTATATATCTTCCAgctgttataaataataaatttactaaaatgtaaataatacatttactgaaatataaTATCGTCATTTCCAAACAAAAAATGGTCAACCACATGcgattttgtattgtatttacattacatttggtGAAAGAGACAAATgccaaattaataaaacaaaattgaaatgaTATTTGTACTACAAACTCAGTTTGGTTAATGACAAGGCGTTGAATGGTGGACAGTTGTAATCTCCAGGTTATATGACCAAGGAAGTTCaggactacctgaaagtaagacaTGTACACAAAAAAactttgacatatatatatatatatatatatatatatatatatatatatatatatatatatatatatatatatatatatataaaaccaaatataatttttcaAATGAATAAGCATGTTTGCTATATTAGTGTTTCTTCGAAATTTGCACATATACACGAGTATTTCATTGATTTTAATAGCAACCTATGTAACTAGTACCAGAAGTACAGTTTTGCTCAtttcaagtacatttttcacTATTTTGCATACATGTTATAATGTGAGCACCGTGTTTAAACAATATCGTCTTTGATATTTATCACCGATGCTAAACAACGTACTGAAGACTGGAGCTGTTTAAACGTGGTGCTCACATTAAAATACTTTGCTGATGTAAAAATACCTCAAAATGAGCAACATTGGAGTAGTTGGTAGTcatgtaaaaaacacaaacaaggcaATAGACTAGTTCATTTCTGCAAGTATTGGTACTGTAGCCGTTTCTGTGAAAAAATAGGCTGCTGTGCGTAGTGTTCTCCTCAAAGGGTCAGAAGGGGGCCTGGCCTGTGCAGAACAAATATATAGCAGTACATCAGCAGCGAGACCTCAGCCCAAAGCAGGTTTTTGGCTGAGGTCTCGCAGGTGATGGACTGTGATACATTGTTCTGGAAATGCTTTTGGGCTACTTCAGATACAGTTCAAATGTTTATTCAAGCTTGTGCGTATTGATACCTTCAGTGAAAGTGTGGCTCAGGTTACAGTGAGCACTGCTCAAATTACTAATGTGAACAGGGTCTCGTATCGAGTAGTTCCGATTAGCGAGAATACTTCAAAAGTATTAACACATTTATGACctaatttacaaagaaaaaaatatacagtatataattaaatTCCGATAATAGGTCACATTTgagtattttaatgatctaaaaagcAGCAGATCTTAATACCGCCAGCCTTTAGCTCTATGCTATCCAGCTGGTATTGTAACCATGGGGGTGATGCACAATAGTGATCTCTTTATTCATCGTACAAATACAGTGGAAACTATGCAAGTATGCAAGGTCTGATATTAGACTCTTAAAGTGAATCTTCTTGCGTGTTTTCATTCCCTAGCTCTGTTCAGGAGATCAAAGAATCGCACTGCTCCATCTTCACCACACAGACTCCACCTCCTGGATGCTTGCACTTCATACTCCCATAGTGTCTGAAAGGATAACGGTAACAGATGAACACAAGAGATTTTACCAGCATGGTTTATAGCTTAATATACAAACACTGCCAGCAATAAAAGAACAATCAATACGGAATTGCATTAATTATCAAGAAATTGGCAAATTTCTTATAAAAATAGTTTTGCTGCAGAATTGCTGAATACCTGTAATACTCGTATTGTTTAGTAAGAGTATAGTTTTAGACTGTATTAAGTTACAGGGACAGATTTGTATTGAATAGAAGTGTTctctccagtgcaaagtttgttaTAGCTAACACAAAcagtttaattagttttttttgtctaatttactttttcccctcaattaaaaacaaacaagtatgcTTGCAAATTACAGCGGTAATAATACTGACCGAAAAATAATGAGTTGTGTAAAACGATTTTCAAAGACTTTGCATACTTTGAAGCTTGTCATAAAAGAATACACATGTTTTATGAATCTGGATTCTTACTAATGTTTCTCCCctcaaatagacagacaaaaaaaaaaaaacagaaaccagttTTATCTCAAAGACACAAAACGGTGTGTTACATAATgtaggtgtttccatttttttagtCATCATTATACAAGGAACAGCATGTTGACAGAATTAATACAGCCTTTCGGTTGTCTGTAATATTGACTACATGCACCTTGTGATCATTTAATTAAAAGCAATCTCTTTATCAATAAACCTATCAAGACCACTCGTtgcattattgatttattttctttcagatttttaCACTGAGACAGAGATTAGCTGAACAAAGAGCAAAGCAATCCATTAAAAGACTACCAAGGTAATCAGCAACAACCATAAGCAAGTCACttcaaatgacttttttttttaactgtcctcttccattttataatgtacatttctgtAATCTTTCAGAGATGTTCTTATTGCAATGACTGCAATAATGTTATTTTTGAGAAGTCTGTGTCAATGTAAGTTCACCAGAGTTCAGGAgcttctcttcagttctagtCGTCTGCCATAGAcacatgtaacacaggctagatcttCCACattgtctttatagaagtaagggCCAGCGCCATTCAGTAATCTGCAACTTTGggtcaattttctttttgttttccctgcaataCCCTGCTGTGCACTAGGTGGTGCTAGTGCTTACTAACATAAAGAGACTGGCTGATCTAACCTACTTAATACAAACAGAAGAGCATATCATGAACTAGATACAGCAGCTTAACACAGACGTCTCGGTACCCCTGTGTACAGTCGTCTTCCCTTTCATAGGACATACTGCACAGTTCTAAAACGCTTTATGTAAAATAGTAGCTCCTGAATACAGTCTTAGTTTTTGTGATTTATGATAAGTTAACGCACCATCATCAAAATCTGAGATAGTAAAAAAGCTTGATTTGGTATAGAATGACCTAGACAGTTAGTACAAGACTTAAACTATGACATTTCTTACCTCCATGTGTTTGTCTCCAAGCTATACGCTTCAACTGATTTCAGGTAAGTGGTTCCATCGAAACCACCAACAGCCAACAGAATTCCACCAACAACTGCAAGACCCACCTGATATATTAAACAAGACACGGAGCTGTGTGTTGAATGTGTGGGAAACAAACACCCCAAGAGGTCTATCCTGATtcacttaaatataaaataacttcaatcagtacaaacaaatacaacaaaacgaACTTATAAACACCTAAATATCCCTGCGGCACCAATACAGTAAGACTAAAATGAAAGTATTACTACAAATTGTACTATTGAGTGGATTTAGAGTTACGGATTGATATTTTTGTTAAACAGTACAGAAtaacattatactgtataaaacatagTAGACCGTGATATTGatgtaaaaacaataatttaaaatgtatgtttatcaGGTGATTTATATCACATTGAAATGTAACATTAAGATTAGATAAACTGTTTAATTTGTCTTATTTAAGTATACCGTATATTCAAATCTATCTACTAGAGAGATAGCTATAGATATTTAGATTAATATATGCTGCATACCGTAATTATAATGTCACTGCCTGGTTTACCAGAAAGACTGACacaggtacagtatattgcattcGCCAACCTGGTTTCGTTTGCACCTCATTGGTTTGACCAGAGACCAGCTGTTGTTTTGTGGATCGAAGCGCTCGGCAGTGCAGAGCTGGAGCACTTCATCACGCCCCCCTGCAATGTAGATCAtaccctgaaacacacagcagcctGGATTCTCTCTCCAAGCCCCCATGCAGGGGCTATGAGACCAGCAGTCCTCCGTGGGATTGTAACGCTCCACTGGGGAAAGCCAAGATTGAGTTACTTTTCTGAAGCATGAACAGTtaaatatcctattatgtgtgttttatacaatcctatattgctgtttctgctaAGATCATTATTCTAAAAAAACtgttcctgcaaaaaaaaacaaacaaacaattgaaaCAAGTGTGGGTAAGCATACTAGTGTTGCACAGTGCACTGCAGGCCATAGGtcaagcattgtgcactgaagcctgtgcaacgcTAATAAGCTTCCCCGCCTTACTTTCCCCACAATTAGCTTTGAGGAGTCTTTTCGGAAGCATATTCTGCTGGAATagttagaaaatgtaatattattttaaattaaagtactgtagattaaaaaaataaattataacctCTCTGATCGTCTTATCCCAATCAGGTTCTGAGCAGAGCAGTGATCGTACCATAGATGTCCTTAAAAAGCTAACAGAACTTTGAAACATTGAAACATGTCATTGCAGTCCCAAAATGTCCACATAATGTCCTATCCTTGCAGCGGTCATTACCAGCAGATAAATgaacttgtttttgttagttgcTCTCGCACTCAGCTCGCTAGAGTAACTGTCACTGTGGTTAAGTATCTAACAGGTATTGACCATGGAGTCATACATTAAAGACACAGGGGAACATGCtcctttttattgaaaatatctgCTAActggttaaattaaataaactatgtTAAATAATAGCCAGTGAAGCCAATAATCTCGAGCAAacgatgttaaaaaaaattgcagaaatgGAAGCCTGCCAACTGCTAAGAAAACTGCTTGTTTCTCCCTGACAATCTCGTTCCTCCATTATACAAGATTGCCACAGTATTTTTGTACAGCAAGTTTTCACTTCCGTATgtatttcccatggttatactaaaactctaggtgatgcaaaacttttgaccatagctttAGGTGAGCCACTGAGGAGCTACTAGGGTTATATTTTCTGTTGCCAcctggattgattttaaaacagtttgaaatatGTCCCATGGAAAACCACCAGCAGCAGAACAACATAAAACCAGAATCGTGCATTCTGATATCGAAAGCCATAGCACACAATCTGCACAGCCATAGCCTACACAGATAACATCAACACACAATCTGCACAGTGCCTTGCGAAAGAAGGCATGCATGACCTGCTGTTGTTTGACAGATTTGAATATCAACAGGAACCAAGTTAGCTGGGTACGCGTACAAAATTATACCCTGATTGCATCATTGGTCCTACACCTGCTGGGAGAATAACGGAAACAGAGGGTTGGCCATTCTATGACCCTGACCTGGATGTCAAAGGTCTCCCACAATCATTGTATATTTATCTTCAAGATCATATTAGCTAGTGTGATGCAGTCATTTCTATTAGTACCTGTGTTAAGAGCTGAATCCTCGTCAGAGCCTCCGATGGCATACAGGTACCCATCTAACACAGCCACTGCAGCCCCTTTGCGTCTGGAGCTCATTGGAGCAACTTTAAACCACATATTCACTTGAGGATCATATCtaaaacaaagtcaaacaaaCCATATCAACCATATCAACCATATTAATGTAGTTGCAAAGCTGGAACATAAACCtcctgtcagattttggtacggATAATACTTTGGTATTCATCATATTACGGTGCGGTGCATATGATAACTTGTGATGGCCATTTTGAACTCTTAAACCTTACCTTAAGCCCACTTTCATGTGCcaatcaaattacatttaattagatACAAATATTATGAATTGTTACCTCTCCACCATGTTCATGCAGGTGATGCCATCATATCCACCGATGGCGTAGAGATACCCTCCCATAGCAGCCAACCCCACGCCACTGCGCCCACTGCTCAATGAGGCCACATCATTGCTCCACGTGTTTGATTTGGGGTCGTACCTTTGAGAGGGAATATGAGGATAGAGTGAACAGGATACAATATGAACAGGTCAACCCTGTATCAACGGCTTCTTTCCAATCAttagccaaccagctgcttcccctactgatTGACATGCTGTCAGCCAGTGTCAGGCTCTGACCCAGCAGGCACTGCTGAGGTGAGATTaaccaggaagtgcaagtgtaacatatCCTGAGAGTAAGGCACAGAAagtgagaactttctttaacctaaagtttTACCAGCAATTTATGAACATAGTTCCCAGAACATACTGTCAAGCATACCTGGAAAAGGTCAGTTCAGGGAATACATTTCCTTGTGAGTTTCAGGAACCCCCAGCTACAAGCTACATCATACA from Polyodon spathula isolate WHYD16114869_AA chromosome 56, ASM1765450v1, whole genome shotgun sequence encodes:
- the LOC121307484 gene encoding kelch-like protein 20 isoform X1 — its product is MGVYNEKGETVDESKNCAMLPPDKPNAPHHRSRACKTVPYDEVVFAVGGWSINDPASRVECYYPQIHEWKVRAPMVKRRRDVAVAVLGDMIYAVGGHDEISCTSSVERYDPKSNTWSNDVASLSSGRSGVGLAAMGGYLYAIGGYDGITCMNMVERYDPQVNMWFKVAPMSSRRKGAAVAVLDGYLYAIGGSDEDSALNTVERYNPTEDCWSHSPCMGAWRENPGCCVFQGMIYIAGGRDEVLQLCTAERFDPQNNSWSLVKPMRCKRNQVGLAVVGGILLAVGGFDGTTYLKSVEAYSLETNTWRHYGSMKCKHPGGGVCVVKMEQCDSLIS
- the LOC121307484 gene encoding kelch-like protein 20 isoform X2, which codes for MLPPDKPNAPHHRSRACKTVPYDEVVFAVGGWSINDPASRVECYYPQIHEWKVRAPMVKRRRDVAVAVLGDMIYAVGGHDEISCTSSVERYDPKSNTWSNDVASLSSGRSGVGLAAMGGYLYAIGGYDGITCMNMVERYDPQVNMWFKVAPMSSRRKGAAVAVLDGYLYAIGGSDEDSALNTVERYNPTEDCWSHSPCMGAWRENPGCCVFQGMIYIAGGRDEVLQLCTAERFDPQNNSWSLVKPMRCKRNQVGLAVVGGILLAVGGFDGTTYLKSVEAYSLETNTWRHYGSMKCKHPGGGVCVVKMEQCDSLIS